One genomic segment of Erpetoichthys calabaricus chromosome 7, fErpCal1.3, whole genome shotgun sequence includes these proteins:
- the LOC114644971 gene encoding katanin p80 WD40 repeat-containing subunit B1-like, which yields MAAGTKSKKSWKFQDIIAHSSNISSLALEKTSGDLLATGGEDCFLNIWTINRPNCIMCLTAHNTPVDCIRFSSTEKQVVAGLRSGSLRLWDLRTAKMLRTLMGHKANICSLDFHPFGEHLASGSLDTNIKLWDVRQKGCIFSYKGHMQGVRCLCFSPHGKWLASSSDDSTIKLWDLTAGKMITQFTSHSGPVKEIAFHPNEYLLASGSSDRTVKFWDLEKFQMICSTEVETNPVNCIAFHPDGWCLYSGSQDSLKVYTWEPYKCLDAMPVTWGKVADMAIYRNHLIGVSYNMTNVFSYAVNHKSIKKHGSFDQNFIQNYMPHRQLSATDNIMQKNFEKTFTLCISSQQIKKKPDSNIKCPEKEQNYYSNEKDTGRSFPFAEVYTEIFHPKNIPSWTTPLKTKTFSNSYNAKSFSAKLKPKLDLAPVSERINFEQSSLLPFSLFTSVNRVKPTIVSPTTWTHRTHISSPREVELAFIHSFQKHPIGLNPAEFLPPVKNDENILSEIVRDHEDMCVVLSTRRKNLNEVRATWSKGDIRTSLELAVTINDMSTIVDILNIINFKPCLWKLELSALVLPQIEKLLQSKYETYVQTGCMSLKCIIQCLVPLIVDRLSIPPSTDFDMLDMPQEDTHQTCKACYKQLKNLHNVVKSKAGLVGYNASTLQELYLLLTSLK from the coding sequence ATGGCAGCTGGCACTAAAAGTAAGAAATCCTGGAAATTTCAAGACATAATTGCTCATTCTAGCAATATTTCATCATTGGCTTTGGAGAAGACATCAGGGGATCTCCTTGCCACAGGTGGGGAAGATTGTTTCCTGAATATATGGACTATTAATCGGCCCAACTGCATAATGTGCCTTACAGCTCATAACACCCCAGTGGATTGCATCCGGTTTAGCAGCACTGAGAAACAGGTAGTGGCTGGATTACGATCTGGCTCACTAAGATTATGGGACCTCAGAACAGCCAAAATGTTACGAACCTTGATGGGACACAAAGCTAACATCTGCAGTCTTGATTTTCATCCCTTTGGAGAACATTTGGCATCAGGTTCTCTGGACACAAATATCAAATTGTGGGATGTAAGACAAAAGGGTTGCATATTTAGCTATAAAGGACATATGCAAGGTGTGAGGTGTTTGTGCTTCAGTCCTCATGGAAAGTGGCTGGCATCATCTAGCGATGACAGCACCATAAAATTGTGGGATCTGACTGCTGGCAAAATGATTACCCAATTTACCTCACATTCAGGGCCTGTCAAAGAGATAGCATTTCACCCTAATGAATATTTGCTAGCATCAGGGAGCTCTGATAGAACAGTAAAATTTTGGGATCTAGAGAAATTTCAGATGATTTGCTCAACTGAAGTTGAAACAAACCCAGTAAACTGTATAGCCTTTCACCCTGATGGATGGTGCTTATATAGTGGATCCCAGGATTCACTGAAGGTTTATACCTGGGAGCCATACAAATGCTTAGATGCAATGCCAGTGACTTGGGGAAAGGTTGCTGATATGGCTATATATAGAAATCATCTAATTGGTGTTTCATATAACATGACCAATGTCTTCTCTTATGCTGTTAACCATAAATCGATAAAGAAGCATGGTTCATTTGACCAGAACTTCATTCAGAATTACATGCCACACAGACAGTTATCAGCTACAGACAACATTATgcaaaaaaactttgaaaagacATTTACCTTGTGCATCAGTTCTCAGCAGATAAAGAAAAAGCCTGACAGTAATATTAAGTGtcctgaaaaagaacaaaattattacagtaatGAAAAAGATACAGGTAGGAGTTTTCCTTTTGCTGAAGTCTACACTGAGATCTTCCATCCAAAGAATATTCCTTCTTGGACTACCCCATTGAAGACCAAGACCTTTTCAAACTCTTATAATGCCAAAAGCTTTTCAGCTAAACTTAAGCCTAAGTTGGATCTGGCTCCTGTGTCAGAAAGAATTAACTTTGAACAATCAAGTTTGCTGCCCTTTTCTCTGTTTACATCTGTTAACAGAGTAAAACCAACTATAGTCTCCCCAACTACCTGGACTCATCGCACTCATATCTCATCACCAAGAGAAGTGGAACttgcattcattcattccttccaAAAACATCCAATTGGATTAAATCCAGCTGAGTTTTTACCCCCAGTGAAGAATGATGAAAACATACTGTCAGAGATTGTAAGGGATCATGAAGATATGTGTGTGGTACTGTCAACCAGGCGCAAAAACCTGAACGAAGTGCGAGCTACATGGAGTAAAGGTGATATCAGGACTTCATTGGAACTGGCAGTAACTATAAATGACATGTCCACTATAGTGGACATTCTGAATATAATAAATTTCAAACCTTGCTTGTGGAAGTTGGAACTGTCTGCTTTAGTACTTCCACAGATTGAAAAACTACTGCAAAGTAAATATGAAACTTATGTTCAGACAGGTTGCATGTCCTTGAAGTGTATAATTCAGTGTTTAGTACCGTTAATAGTTGACAGACTTTCAATACCTCCTTCAACTGATTTTGACATGCTTGACATGCCTCAAGAAGACACACATCAAACATGTAAGGCATGTTACAAGCAGTTGAAGAATCTCCACAATGTTGTTAAGAGTAAGGCTGGTTTAGTAGGGTATAATGCCAGTACTTTACAAGAGTTATACTTATTATTGACTTCATTAAAATGA
- the LOC114644972 gene encoding progesterone-induced-blocking factor 1-like yields the protein MQSKDSKNCSSTFIETKHFCTETEETHLAEETISNTNISSPLFDNNVQLLKSELYQQNLTNDNLHVFPSSKLDQSEDKFDCGIPQILRLTKKAGHEQKVQQAESRKEQNYIREGMDVLFLSQTQLEETNQQQNEKAKGECSNIHDPAVTQKKSSELKDLLKKQESNSECIPLQFYKEFQPLKTEISTLYSKNIPFSDQFLLKAPTESRKGENKVQPEVEVRRQGLDLELKIEQETYDEIKQEKATLLYMVPEFSSKLDTVKNAQQTTNTESNSIRKELAALQQMVALQQQVNNFQNLQFNISYADNANRIGHLQNETPGTQKFLKQLYKKYKTTGVCSAQEYESKLFDKPEKTGNQSNEDIYNFYSASLDDAVQENEQAFKDEKDTVEKYNMLLEQFMKIWIRIDRKLVELLHGVKQKSQEVDNALMIHEEIAKNMQLYQTECEKHQKKLEVLAGEFSRLHVAAEQHVNELQVQNSEYRVKLSAFEKLEQYFSEATMQNGTIKKKKAPGNILFSNGHGTNVRTTPKKGIKNSACLAKRLLEVEKENSIMRKHLEQQKKLTDQFSQELEEAHTLINQAQQPYHYLIKGICFRENQNQMLKEHILQMENKISTLKKENLALQQIISSMADDLVILLNNCEELLMMKQVLTKVHT from the coding sequence ATGCAGTCAAAAGACTCTAAAAACTGTAGTTCCACTTTTATAGAAACTAAACATTTTTGTACAGAAACCGAAGAAACACATTTAGCTGAAGAGACAATCAGCAATACGAATATTTCCAGTCCTCTGTTTGATAATAATGTCCAACTCTTGAAAAGTGAACTGTACCAGCAAAATCTGACAAATGACAATCTTCATGTGTTTCCATCCAGCAAGTTAGATCAGTCAGAAGATAAATTTGATTGTGGAATTCCTCAAATACTGAGATTGACTAAAAAAGCAGGACATGAGCAGAAAGTACAACAAGCAGAATCTAGAAAAGAGCAAAATTACATCAGGGAGGGTATGGATGTTCTTTTTTTGAGCCAAACTCAATTGGAAGAGACCAATCAacaacagaatgaaaaagcaaaaggtGAATGCAGTAACATCCATGATCCAGCAGTCACACAGAAAAAAAGTTCAGAGCTGAAAGATCTATTGAAGAAACAAGAATCAAACTCTGAATGCATACCTCTTCAATTCTATAAAGAGTTTCAGCCTTTAAAAACAGAGATTTCCACTTTGTATTCAAAGAACATCCCCTTCAGTGACCAATTTCTACTGAAAGCACCAACAgaaagcagaaaaggagaaaataaagtACAACCAGAGGTAGAAGTGAGAAGACAAGGCCTTGACCTGGAGTTAAAAATTGAACAAGAAACATATGATGAAATAAAACAAGAGAAGGCAACACTTCTATATATGGTTCCAGAGTTTAGTAGCAAGTTAGATACAGTTAAGAATGCCCAACAAACAACAAATACAGAAAGTAATAGCATACGCAAAGAGTTGGCAGCTCTGCAGCAGATGGTTGCTCTTCAACAACAGGTTAATAACTTCCAAAATCTGCAGTTTAATATAAGTTATGCAGATAATGCAAATAGAATAGGACATCTACAGAATGAGACTCCAGGAACACAAAAATTTCTTAAACAACTTTACaagaaatataaaacaacagGTGTTTGCTCTGCACAAGAATATGAAAGCAAACTTTTTGATAAGCCAGAGAAAACTGGAAAtcaatctaatgaagatatttacAATTTTTACAGTGCTTCCTTAGATGATGCTGTACAAGAGAATGAACAAGCATTTAAAGATGAAAAGGACACTGTTGAAAAATATAACATGCTTTTGGAACAGTTCATGAAGATCTGGATTAGAATAGACAGAAAACTAGTAGAACTGCTTCATGGAGTTAAACAAAAATCGCAAGAAGTGGATAATGCTCTCATGATTCATGAAGAAATAGCAAAGAACATGCAGCTGTATCAAACTGAGTGTGAAAAACACCAGAAGAAACTGGAAGTTTTAGCTGGAGAATTCTCTAGACTTCATGTGGCAGCTGAGCAGCATGTTAATGAACTGCAAGTGCAAAATTCTGAGTACCGGGTTAAACTCTCAGCATTTGAGAAATTGGAACAATATTTTTCAGAGGCCACCATGCAAAAtggaacaatcaagaaaaaaaagGCCCCAGGAAACATTCTTTTTTCTAATGGCCATGGAACAAATGTCAGAACAACACCAAAAAAAGGTATTAAAAACAGTGCTTGCCTGGCTAAGAGGTTACTAGAAGTGGAAAAAGAGAATTCAATAATGAGAAAGCACTTGGAGCAACAGAAGAAGCTTACTGATCAATTTTCCCAAGAGCTAGAGGAAGCCCACACTCTCATAAACCAAGCACAACAGCCATACCACTATCTAATTAAAGGTATATGCTTTAGAGAGAATCAGAACCAGATGCTTAAAGAGCACATTTTACAGATGGAGAATAAGATCAGCACTCTTAAGAAAGAGAACCTGGCCTTACAACAAATCATCAGTAGTATGGCAGATGATTTAGTGATACTCCTGAACAACTGTGAGGAATTGTTAATGATGAAGCAAGTTCTAACCAAAGTACATACTTGA